A stretch of the Panicum virgatum strain AP13 chromosome 9N, P.virgatum_v5, whole genome shotgun sequence genome encodes the following:
- the LOC120687500 gene encoding deoxymugineic acid synthase 1, whose protein sequence is MGTMSAATERAPCGLPRIGLGTAVQGPRPDPVRRAVLRAMQLGYRHFDTAAHYATEGPIGEAAAEAVRTGVVASRGELFVTSKVWCADAHPDRVLPALRRTLSNLQMEYVDLYMVHWPVTMKAGRFTGPFTPEDMEPFDMRGVWEAMEECHRLGLARAIGVCNFSCRKLEALLSFATVPPAVNQVEINPVWQQGKLREFCTGEGIQLCAYSPLGAKGTHWGSDSVMDSGVLHEIARSKGKTVAQVCLRWVYEQGDCLVVKSFDEARVKENLDIVGWELTEERQRISKIPQRKINQGRRYITEHGQYKSLEELWDGEI, encoded by the exons ATGGGGACCATGAGCGCCGCCACCGAGCGAGCCCCGTGCGGCCTGCCGCGGATCGGCCTGGGCACGGCGGTGCAGGGGCCCCGGCCGGACCCCGTCCGCCGCGCGGTGCTCCGCGCCATGCAGCTCGGCTACCGCCACTTCGACACGGCGGCGCACTACGCCACCGAGGGGCCCAtcggggaggccgccgccgaggccgtgcGCACGGGCGTCGTCGCCtcccgcggcgagctcttcgtcacCTCCAAGGTCTGGTGCGCCGACGCCCACCCCGACAGGGTGCTCCCGGCCCTCCGCCGGACGCTCAG CAATCTCCAGATGGAGTACGTGGACCTGTACATGGTCCACTGGCCCGTGACCATGAAGGCCGGGCGGTTCACAGGCCCCTTCACGCCCGAGGACATGGAGCCCTTCGACATGCGTGGCGTGTGGGAGGCCATGGAGGAGTGCCACCGCCTGGGCCTCGCCAGGGCCATCGGCGTCTGCAACTTCTCCTGCAGGAAGCTGGAGGCGCTGCTCTCCTTCGCCACCGTCCCGCCCGCGGTCAACCAGGTCGAGATCAACCCGGTGTGGCAGCAGGGGAAGCTGAGGGAGTTCTGCACGGGGGAGGGCATCCAGCTGTGCGCCTACTCGCCGCTGGGCGCCAAGGGCACGCACTGGGGCAGCGACTCGGTGATGGACTCCGGCGTCCTGCACGAGATCGCCAGGTCCAAGGGCAAGACCGTCGCCCAG GTGTGCCTGCGTTGGGTGTACGAGCAGGGCGACTGCCTGGTCGTGAAGAGCTTCGACGAGGCGCGGGTGAAGGAGAACCTGGACATCGTGGGCTGGGAGCTGACGGAGGAGAGGCAGCGGATCAGCAAGATCCCCCAGCGGAAGATCAACCAGGGCCGCCGCTACATCACCGAGCACGGGCAGTACAAGTCCCTCGAGGAGCTCTGGGACGGCGAGATATAG
- the LOC120687498 gene encoding transmembrane 9 superfamily member 3 has translation MYYDDLPLWGFIGKVEKGGKADPSEWKYYLYRHIIFDILYNNDRVIEINVHTDQSALVDLTEDKETNVDFLYSVKWKETPTPFEKRMEKYSSSSNLPHHLEVHWFSIINSCVTVLLLTGFLATILMRVLKNDFVKYAHDEEAADDQEESGWKYIHGDVFRFPKNKSLFSAALGTGTQLFALTTFIFLLALVGVFYPYNRGALFTALVVIYALTSGIAGYIATSFYCQLEGTNWVRNLLLTGCLFCGPLFLTFCFLNTVAIAYSATAALPFGTICVIVLIWTLVTFPLLVLGGIAGKNSKSEFQAPCRTTKYPREIPPLPWYRKTIPQMAMAGFLPFSAIYIELYYIFASVWGHRIYTIYSILFIVFIILLIVTAFITVALTYFQLAAEDHEWWWRSFLCGGSTGFFVYGYCLYYYYARSDMSGFMQTSFFFGYMACICYAFFLMLGMVGFRAALFFVRHIYKSIKCE, from the exons ATGTACTATGATGATCTCCCACTATGGGGTTTCATTGGTAAAGTTGAGAAGGGAGGCAAGGCTGACCCGAGCGAGTGGAAGTACTACCTATACAGGCACATCATCTTCGATATCCTCTACAACAACGATCGGGTCATCGAGATCAATGTGCACACTGATCAGAGTGCATTGGTTGACCTGACAGAGGATAAGGAGACCAATGTGGATTTCCTTTACTCGGTCAAGTGGAAGGAGACACCTACACCATTTGAGAAGAGGATGGAAAAGTATTCCAGCTCCTCCAACTTGCCACACCACCTGGAGGTTCATTGGTTCTCGATTATAAACTCTTGTGTTACAGTCCTCCTCCTCACAGGGTTCCTTGCAACAATCCTCATGCGAGTACTGAAGAATGATTTTGTCAA GTATGCCCATGATGAGGAAGCAGCTGATGACCAAGAAGAGTCTGGATGGAAGTACATTCATGGTGATGTCTTCAGGTTCCCCAAGAATAAGTCGCTATTTTCCGCTGCTCTTGGCACAGGAACTCAACTATTTGCCCT CACAACCTTTATATTCctgcttgctcttgttggaGTATTCTACCCTTACAACCGCGGTGCATTGTTTACTGCATTGGTTGTCATCTATGCACTGACTTCAGGAATTGCTGGATACATTGCTACCTCTTTCTACTGTCAGCTGGAGGGGACAAACTGG GTGAGGAACTTGCTGTTGACAGGATGCCTCTTTTGTGGACCTCTCTTCCTGACATTCTGCTTCTTGAACACAGTTGCTATTGCTTATAGTGCAACAGCAGCATTGCCGTTTGGCACTATCTGTGTCATTGTGCTCATCTGGACCTTGGTGACATTTCCTTTGCTCGTTTTGGGAGGTATTGCTGGTAAAAACAGCAAAAGTGAATTCCAGGCTCCTTGCCGTACCACAAAATACCCCAGGGAGATTCCTCCACTTCCCTGGTACCGGAAAACAATTCCGCAGATGGCTATGGCTGGATTTTTACCTTTCAGTGCCATATACATTGAGCTGTACTACATCTTTGCCAGTGTTTGGGGCCACAGGATTTACACAATCTACAGCATTCTCTTTATCGTCTTTATCATCCTCCTTATTGTCACTGCTTTCATCACTGTTGCACTGACGTACTTCCAGCTTGCTGCCGAAGATCATGAGTGGTGGTGGAG GTCGTTCCTATGTGGAGGATCAACTGGTTTCTTTGTCTATGGCTACTGCCTGTACTACTACTATGCACGATCGGATATGTCTGGTTTCATGCAGACATCTTTCTTCTTTGGCTACATGGCCTGCATCTGCTATGCATTCTTCTTGATGCTTGGGATGGTGGGCTTCCGCGCTGCCTTGTTCTTTGTCCGCCACATATACAAATCCATCAAGTGCGAATAA